Proteins from one Proteiniborus sp. DW1 genomic window:
- the asnS gene encoding asparagine--tRNA ligase encodes MTFTLVRDIYRNQQEYLGKTIKVAGWVRTIRSSKSFGFIEINDGSFFKNIQIVYDEALANFEEVSKFSISSALIIEGTLIETPNAKQPFEIKAEKIELEGKSSSEFPLQKKRHSMEYLRTIAHLRPRSNTFSAVFRVRSLAAYAIHKFFQDRGFVYVHTPIITGSDAEGAGEMFRVSTLDLLNVPKDKEGKVDFSEDFFGKETSLTVSGQLEAETFALAFRNVYTFGPTFRAENSNTARHAAEFWMIEPEIAFADLKDDMELAEDMLKYIIKYVMENAPEEMEFFNSFIDKGLIDRLNNIVNSEFGSVTYTEAIEILSKVKDRFEYPVEWGCDLQTEHERYLTEEVFKKPVFVTDYPKDIKAFYMRLNDDNKTVAAMDLLVPGIGEIIGGSQREERLEILEKRMEEMGLDKEDYWWYLELRKYGGTKHAGFGLGFERAIMYMTGMSNIRDVIPFPRTVGSAEF; translated from the coding sequence ATGACTTTTACTTTAGTGAGGGATATTTATAGAAATCAACAAGAGTACTTAGGAAAAACAATTAAAGTCGCTGGATGGGTAAGAACTATCAGAAGTTCAAAATCCTTTGGGTTTATTGAAATAAACGATGGTAGCTTTTTTAAGAACATCCAAATAGTATATGATGAAGCTCTGGCTAACTTCGAAGAGGTATCTAAATTCTCAATAAGCTCAGCTTTAATAATTGAAGGTACTTTAATTGAAACACCTAATGCGAAGCAACCCTTTGAAATCAAAGCTGAGAAAATAGAGCTTGAGGGTAAATCTAGTTCAGAGTTTCCATTGCAAAAGAAAAGACACAGCATGGAGTACTTAAGAACTATTGCACATCTAAGACCAAGAAGTAATACTTTTTCAGCAGTATTTCGAGTAAGGTCTCTAGCAGCTTATGCTATTCATAAGTTTTTCCAGGATAGAGGATTTGTTTATGTTCATACTCCTATTATTACAGGAAGTGATGCTGAAGGAGCAGGAGAAATGTTTAGGGTTTCTACACTAGACTTGTTAAATGTACCTAAGGACAAGGAAGGAAAAGTAGATTTTTCAGAAGATTTTTTTGGCAAAGAAACAAGTTTAACGGTAAGTGGTCAGCTTGAAGCCGAGACTTTTGCTCTAGCATTTAGAAATGTATATACTTTTGGTCCAACTTTTAGAGCTGAGAATTCAAATACTGCAAGACATGCTGCTGAGTTCTGGATGATAGAGCCTGAAATTGCATTTGCAGATTTAAAAGATGATATGGAATTAGCTGAAGATATGTTAAAATATATTATAAAATATGTTATGGAAAATGCACCTGAAGAAATGGAATTCTTTAACTCATTTATAGATAAAGGACTAATTGATAGATTAAATAACATAGTAAATTCAGAGTTTGGAAGTGTAACTTATACAGAAGCTATCGAAATACTATCAAAGGTTAAAGACAGATTCGAATATCCTGTTGAGTGGGGATGTGACCTACAAACAGAGCATGAAAGATATTTAACAGAAGAAGTATTTAAAAAGCCAGTATTTGTAACAGACTATCCAAAAGATATCAAGGCTTTCTATATGAGATTAAATGATGATAACAAAACTGTTGCGGCCATGGACTTATTAGTTCCTGGTATCGGAGAGATAATTGGAGGAAGCCAAAGAGAAGAAAGACTAGAGATTTTAGAAAAAAGAATGGAAGAGATGGGACTAGACAAAGAAGATTATTGGTGGTATTTAGAACTAAGAAAATACGGTGGAACTAAACATGCTGGCTTTGGGTTGGGATTTGAAAGAGCTATTATGTATATGACAGGAATGAGCAACATAAGAGATGTGATTCCTTTCCCTAGAACAGTAGGTTCAGCAGAGTTTTAA
- a CDS encoding SEC-C metal-binding domain-containing protein: MSLYKQWTDVAYEERDQKEYNKFWEVYLEKEKNVYASILGSKENVFQGKLKELAERFSLDAVTFTGFLDGINTSLVNSIDLENLEEESEIKLEIDFEKLYFNMLNAKAPWLYELPQWDDILTKEKRKEITKEYRSSKTVVKDKKIGRNDPCPCGSGKKYKKCCGQ, translated from the coding sequence ATGAGTTTATACAAACAGTGGACAGATGTGGCTTATGAAGAAAGAGATCAAAAAGAATATAATAAGTTTTGGGAAGTATATTTGGAAAAAGAAAAGAATGTATATGCAAGTATATTAGGAAGTAAAGAAAATGTGTTTCAAGGAAAACTAAAAGAACTGGCCGAAAGATTTAGCTTAGACGCTGTTACATTCACAGGATTTCTAGATGGTATCAATACTAGCTTAGTAAATTCAATTGATTTAGAAAATCTAGAAGAAGAAAGTGAGATTAAACTAGAGATTGACTTTGAAAAATTATATTTTAATATGCTAAATGCAAAAGCTCCTTGGCTATATGAACTACCTCAGTGGGACGATATATTAACGAAAGAAAAAAGAAAAGAAATAACTAAAGAGTATAGAAGCTCCAAAACAGTAGTTAAAGATAAAAAAATCGGAAGAAATGACCCATGTCCATGCGGAAGTGGAAAAAAATACAAAAAATGTTGTGGACAATAA
- a CDS encoding PfkB family carbohydrate kinase produces MTLREKEILSLIRANPMISQQEIARLLGITRSSVAVHISNLIKKGYVKGKGYVLNEENYVTVIGGANVDIQGFSLDKLKLNDSNPGKVKVSAGGVGRNIAENLSRLGIKTKLITAVGDDLYGEKISNECRIAGIDIDHCLVLKSMPSSTYLSVLDENGDMKVAISDMDTIDYLNIDFLKTKSLIIENSSAIVIDTNLSLEVIEYLLSNFKHKIFFVDTVSTTKARKVKELIGYFHTIKPNIYETEELTGVKITSDHDLEVAAEVFLKKGLRRVFITLGERGVFYKDELTKKFVKPPAVKVVNATGAGDAFMAGLVYSYINDLNLDDTIQFSMYASEMALSHENTINPNISVDSIYNKMRSE; encoded by the coding sequence ATGACCCTAAGGGAAAAGGAAATACTTTCTTTGATAAGAGCTAACCCAATGATAAGTCAACAGGAAATTGCAAGACTTCTTGGTATTACTAGATCATCTGTCGCAGTTCATATTAGCAATTTAATTAAAAAGGGGTATGTCAAGGGGAAAGGATATGTTTTAAATGAAGAAAATTATGTAACAGTTATTGGCGGAGCAAATGTTGATATCCAAGGATTTTCTCTAGATAAGTTAAAGCTAAATGATTCAAATCCTGGGAAAGTTAAAGTTTCCGCAGGGGGAGTTGGTAGAAACATTGCAGAAAACCTATCTAGGCTAGGCATCAAGACAAAGTTAATAACTGCAGTTGGAGATGATTTATATGGAGAAAAGATATCAAATGAATGCAGGATTGCAGGTATTGATATTGATCATTGTCTAGTTTTAAAGAGCATGCCCTCATCTACTTACTTATCCGTTTTAGATGAAAATGGCGATATGAAGGTAGCTATATCTGACATGGATACAATTGACTATCTGAATATTGATTTTTTAAAGACAAAATCTTTAATTATTGAAAATTCTTCTGCTATAGTAATTGATACAAATCTTTCACTGGAAGTAATAGAGTATCTCTTAAGCAATTTTAAACATAAGATTTTCTTTGTTGATACAGTGTCTACTACAAAAGCTAGGAAAGTTAAAGAATTAATTGGCTATTTTCATACAATTAAACCTAATATTTACGAAACAGAAGAATTAACAGGAGTTAAAATAACAAGTGACCATGATTTAGAAGTAGCAGCAGAAGTTTTTTTGAAAAAGGGATTGAGGAGAGTATTTATCACTTTGGGAGAAAGAGGAGTATTCTATAAAGATGAGTTGACGAAAAAGTTCGTTAAACCCCCAGCAGTAAAAGTAGTAAATGCTACTGGTGCAGGAGATGCATTTATGGCTGGTCTTGTTTATAGTTATATTAATGACTTGAATTTAGACGATACTATACAATTTTCAATGTATGCTTCAGAGATGGCACTAAGCCATGAAAACACAATTAACCCAAACATATCAGTTGATAGTATATATAATAAAATGAGGAGTGAATAA
- a CDS encoding pseudouridine-5'-phosphate glycosidase — MLSSYLKVKPEIEEALKKGKPVVALESTIISHGMPYPENIKMAKEVERIVRENGAVPATIAILNGVLTVGLNEEELELLGNSEGVLKASRRDLPFIVAKELNGATTVAATMIIAAMAGIKVFATGGTGGVHRHAQETFDISADLQELANTNVAVVCAGAKSILDIGLTLEYLETQGVPVVGFGTDEFPAFYTRKSGFKVDYRVDSEVELAKALKAKWDMGLKGGLVVGNPIPYEYEMNYDDINNAITEALVEADKKGIKGKEATPFLLSKVKEITKGKSLESNIQLVYNNAKLAAKLALELSRL, encoded by the coding sequence ATGTTAAGTAGTTATTTGAAAGTAAAGCCAGAAATTGAAGAGGCTCTTAAAAAAGGTAAACCAGTAGTTGCTTTAGAATCAACAATTATTTCTCATGGTATGCCCTATCCTGAGAATATAAAAATGGCTAAAGAAGTTGAGAGAATAGTAAGAGAAAATGGTGCAGTACCAGCAACTATTGCAATATTAAATGGTGTTTTAACAGTTGGATTAAATGAAGAAGAGTTAGAGCTATTAGGAAATAGTGAAGGAGTTTTAAAGGCGAGTAGAAGAGATTTGCCTTTTATAGTTGCTAAAGAATTAAATGGAGCTACAACCGTAGCTGCTACTATGATAATAGCAGCAATGGCTGGAATAAAAGTATTTGCTACAGGTGGAACTGGTGGTGTTCATAGACATGCTCAAGAAACTTTTGATATTTCAGCTGATTTACAGGAACTAGCCAATACAAATGTTGCAGTTGTATGTGCAGGAGCTAAATCCATATTAGATATAGGACTTACATTAGAGTATCTAGAAACCCAAGGTGTACCAGTTGTAGGATTTGGAACTGACGAATTTCCTGCTTTTTATACTAGAAAAAGTGGTTTTAAGGTAGATTATAGAGTGGACTCTGAAGTGGAGTTAGCAAAAGCATTAAAAGCAAAATGGGATATGGGACTAAAAGGTGGTTTAGTTGTAGGTAATCCAATACCTTATGAATATGAGATGAACTATGATGATATAAACAATGCTATAACTGAGGCACTAGTAGAAGCTGATAAAAAAGGCATAAAAGGTAAAGAAGCAACTCCTTTTTTACTTTCTAAAGTAAAGGAAATAACAAAAGGTAAAAGTCTAGAGTCAAATATTCAACTAGTATATAACAATGCTAAGCTAGCAGCTAAGTTAGCATTAGAGTTAAGCAGATTATAG
- a CDS encoding S-layer homology domain-containing protein gives MRNKKKLFISIFLVITMVLSIFLVKPEEGQADSKFNMTYLYFGDVNNQKSLVEKTKASLDVISPNYFNIDSDGSLLLTSLLSTEFISSMHSQNIKVVPFISNHWDRELGRIALKNREKLADEIVTAIKKYNLDGVNVDIENVTEVDRENYTDFVRILRSKLPEGKELSVAVAANPRGFTKGWHGSYDYEALAKYSDYLMIMAYDESYYGSKPGPVASKTFVESSIKYALNRVSPDKIVLGIPFFGRYWNENESVGGHGISLAKANSVIKHYNSDIYFDKATMSPYATFSIGVNDTKLLVNGKALTPGKYTVWFENEDSIKDKLQLVHKYNLKGTGSWSLGQELPSTWEYYKLWLNGKYFVDIDNNWAKNDILSMVGMGWMKGTSNVNFSPSETITRAQAAATLVRALELEDTNVINGEKFTDVPSTHWANKEVQIAAKKGIFVGVGNKKFAPDEPVTREQMATLLSRITNYGTDIKEYKNPFIDVKPSWSYDSIMQMNYAGVFVGFEDKTFRPRVKMTRAEMAAVLNRVKDSINFD, from the coding sequence ATGAGAAATAAAAAGAAGTTATTTATTTCAATATTTCTAGTTATAACTATGGTCTTATCAATATTTTTAGTGAAGCCAGAAGAGGGACAAGCAGATAGCAAATTTAATATGACATATCTATATTTTGGAGATGTGAATAATCAAAAGAGTTTAGTTGAGAAGACTAAAGCTTCCTTAGATGTAATCTCTCCAAATTATTTTAATATTGACAGTGATGGAAGTCTGTTATTAACAAGTTTGCTAAGTACAGAATTTATTAGTAGTATGCATTCTCAAAATATAAAAGTAGTTCCCTTTATAAGTAATCATTGGGATAGGGAATTAGGAAGAATAGCATTGAAGAATAGAGAAAAATTAGCTGATGAGATAGTAACAGCGATAAAAAAATATAATCTCGATGGAGTTAATGTAGATATTGAAAATGTTACTGAAGTTGACAGAGAAAATTATACAGATTTTGTGAGGATTTTAAGAAGTAAATTACCTGAAGGGAAAGAGTTATCAGTTGCAGTAGCAGCAAATCCAAGAGGTTTTACTAAGGGTTGGCATGGCTCATATGATTACGAAGCACTGGCAAAATATAGTGACTATCTAATGATTATGGCATATGATGAAAGCTATTATGGCAGCAAACCAGGACCTGTTGCTAGCAAAACTTTTGTAGAGAGCTCAATAAAATATGCATTAAATAGAGTTAGTCCTGATAAGATTGTTTTAGGCATCCCCTTTTTTGGTAGATACTGGAACGAGAATGAATCTGTCGGAGGACATGGAATAAGTTTAGCAAAAGCCAACTCAGTGATAAAACACTACAATAGTGATATATATTTTGATAAAGCTACAATGTCACCATATGCTACTTTTTCCATTGGTGTCAATGATACTAAGCTATTAGTCAATGGAAAGGCTCTAACTCCAGGAAAATATACAGTATGGTTTGAAAATGAGGATTCAATCAAAGACAAGCTTCAACTAGTTCATAAATACAATCTAAAGGGTACTGGTAGCTGGTCATTAGGGCAAGAGCTACCTAGCACTTGGGAATATTATAAGCTTTGGCTGAATGGTAAGTATTTTGTTGACATTGACAATAACTGGGCTAAAAATGATATACTTTCAATGGTTGGTATGGGGTGGATGAAGGGAACTTCCAATGTCAACTTTTCGCCTAGTGAAACTATTACAAGAGCTCAAGCAGCAGCTACTTTAGTTCGTGCACTAGAGTTGGAAGATACAAATGTTATCAATGGAGAAAAATTCACTGATGTTCCTTCAACTCATTGGGCAAATAAAGAAGTTCAAATAGCAGCCAAAAAAGGTATATTTGTGGGTGTAGGTAATAAAAAGTTTGCTCCAGATGAACCTGTTACCAGAGAACAAATGGCTACACTTCTAAGTAGGATTACTAACTATGGTACTGATATCAAGGAATACAAAAATCCTTTCATCGATGTAAAACCTAGTTGGTCATATGATTCAATTATGCAAATGAATTATGCAGGTGTTTTTGTTGGATTTGAGGACAAGACCTTTAGACCTAGAGTAAAAATGACAAGAGCAGAAATGGCTGCTGTATTAAATAGGGTAAAGGATTCTATTAATTTTGATTAA
- a CDS encoding L-threonine 3-dehydrogenase, producing MKKILVTGALGQIGTELVMHLRKNYGEDNVIASSRSKKAGAEKLIESGLFELVDVRDAQQIADVVKKYNIDTVIHLAAVLSAVGEQNPTLTWEINMGGLFNVLEVARETGISVFTPSSIAAFGPSTPADNTPQDTIQRPTTMYGVTKVSGELLCDYYYQKYGVDTRGVRFPGLISYEALPGGGTTDYAVHIYYDAIEKGKYTSFIGEGTYMDMMYMPDAIDAIVQLAEADPAKLIHRNAFNVTAMSFAPEHIYAEIKKHIPNFVMDYDVDPIRQSIANSWPNSLDDSAAREEWGWNPKYDLAAMTTDMLEKLRIKLGK from the coding sequence ATGAAAAAAATACTAGTAACTGGTGCTTTAGGGCAAATAGGTACTGAACTAGTTATGCATTTAAGAAAAAACTATGGAGAAGATAATGTAATCGCTAGTAGTAGAAGCAAAAAAGCAGGAGCAGAAAAGTTAATAGAATCTGGTTTATTTGAACTTGTTGATGTAAGAGATGCGCAACAGATAGCTGATGTAGTTAAGAAATATAATATCGATACAGTTATACATTTAGCAGCTGTATTATCTGCAGTTGGTGAGCAGAACCCAACTCTTACTTGGGAAATTAACATGGGTGGATTGTTTAATGTTCTTGAAGTAGCAAGAGAAACTGGAATATCTGTATTCACACCTAGCTCGATAGCAGCATTTGGACCATCTACTCCAGCAGATAACACTCCACAAGATACAATTCAAAGACCTACAACTATGTATGGTGTAACTAAGGTTTCAGGGGAACTTTTATGCGATTATTATTATCAAAAATATGGAGTTGATACTAGAGGAGTTAGGTTTCCAGGTTTAATTTCCTATGAAGCTTTGCCAGGTGGTGGAACTACAGACTATGCAGTACATATTTATTATGATGCAATAGAAAAAGGGAAGTATACAAGCTTTATAGGAGAAGGTACTTACATGGACATGATGTATATGCCTGATGCTATAGATGCTATTGTACAGCTTGCTGAAGCTGACCCTGCTAAGTTAATTCATAGAAATGCATTTAACGTAACAGCGATGAGCTTTGCGCCTGAACATATTTACGCAGAGATCAAAAAACATATTCCAAACTTTGTTATGGACTATGATGTTGATCCAATTAGACAAAGCATAGCTAATTCATGGCCTAATTCACTTGATGACAGTGCAGCTCGAGAAGAGTGGGGATGGAATCCAAAATACGATTTAGCAGCAATGACTACTGATATGTTAGAAAAATTGAGAATTAAATTAGGTAAATAA
- a CDS encoding glucose-1-phosphate thymidylyltransferase, whose protein sequence is MKGIILCGGQGAGLRPITHTIPKELIPVSNRPVLYYILDSLLKADITEIGIVISEHEEIFKSYLKEYEKRNLEYEFIYQHQTLGLADTIAITEDFVQDDDFIVIIGDNFYELNLKELIDDFYNSTSNCSIFLHKVEEPESFRIAEVKEKQVLSIEDKPKNPKSNLAVTGIYIFDKNIFKGCKEIRPSWTGEYEISDGIKWLIDNGYKVTYNISRSLWLDLGTPKDILYANQYILSGIKSNIKGLVNEKSIITGNVFLAENSKIYNSIIRGPVIIGSNTIIENSYIGPYTSIMNNVKIIDCQIENSIILDKCFITRVMNIIDSSIIGENTNIVSQNTCKRANSFILGNDSNIILY, encoded by the coding sequence ATGAAGGGAATAATATTATGTGGTGGTCAAGGAGCTGGATTAAGGCCTATTACTCATACCATACCTAAAGAGCTTATACCTGTTTCAAATAGACCAGTTCTTTATTATATTCTAGATTCTCTATTAAAGGCAGATATAACTGAGATAGGCATAGTCATAAGTGAGCATGAAGAAATCTTTAAAAGCTATCTAAAGGAATACGAAAAAAGAAATTTGGAATATGAATTTATTTATCAACATCAAACTCTAGGATTAGCAGATACTATTGCTATTACAGAGGATTTTGTACAAGATGATGATTTTATTGTAATTATTGGAGATAATTTTTATGAACTAAATTTAAAAGAACTAATAGATGATTTTTATAATTCAACTAGTAATTGCAGCATTTTTCTTCATAAGGTTGAAGAGCCTGAGAGTTTTAGAATTGCAGAAGTTAAAGAAAAACAAGTATTAAGTATAGAAGATAAACCTAAAAATCCTAAGAGCAATCTAGCTGTTACTGGAATTTATATTTTTGACAAAAATATTTTTAAGGGCTGCAAGGAAATAAGACCTTCATGGACAGGGGAATATGAAATTAGTGATGGGATAAAATGGTTGATAGATAATGGTTACAAGGTTACTTATAACATCTCTAGATCCTTATGGCTTGATTTAGGAACACCGAAAGATATACTGTATGCTAACCAGTATATTTTAAGTGGAATAAAAAGCAATATCAAAGGATTAGTAAATGAAAAAAGCATAATAACCGGGAATGTGTTCCTTGCCGAAAATTCTAAAATTTATAATAGTATCATAAGGGGTCCTGTAATTATAGGAAGTAATACAATTATAGAAAACAGTTATATTGGACCTTATACCTCTATTATGAACAATGTAAAAATAATTGATTGCCAGATAGAAAATAGTATCATATTAGATAAATGCTTTATAACACGAGTTATGAATATAATTGATTCTAGCATAATTGGGGAAAATACTAATATTGTTTCTCAAAACACATGTAAAAGAGCAAACTCCTTTATTTTAGGGAATGATAGTAATATAATACTTTATTGA
- a CDS encoding glycosyltransferase family 2 protein, with product MYTNLEYYRHKNPVNKTIKKINKPIKNNHEKVKKQGFSVITVTNNELFIDNIFENYDRQILENKELIIILNKNRLNVEKYKSKAKTYSNVKIHSIDERMSLGYCLNFAVNISKYELVAKFDDDDYYGPKYLSSSIEVFKQTGADVIGKSSHLVYFQQSELLAIRDPNRENRYVNFVNGSTLMFKKSIFKEVKFANISIGEDTQFCRSCLKKGIRIYSSDMYHHVYIRRKSRSSHTWKVSDKFLLEKFCKPIMKTKDYISYANRIKTLPI from the coding sequence ATGTATACTAATCTTGAGTATTATAGACACAAAAATCCGGTAAATAAGACTATAAAAAAGATAAATAAACCAATAAAAAATAATCATGAAAAAGTAAAAAAACAAGGCTTCTCAGTAATTACTGTTACAAATAATGAGTTATTCATAGATAATATTTTTGAAAATTATGATAGGCAAATTCTTGAAAATAAAGAACTGATTATCATATTAAATAAAAACAGATTGAATGTTGAAAAATACAAATCTAAGGCAAAGACTTACAGCAATGTAAAAATTCATAGTATTGATGAGAGGATGTCCTTAGGTTACTGTTTAAATTTTGCAGTAAATATTTCCAAATACGAATTAGTTGCCAAATTTGATGATGATGATTATTATGGACCTAAGTATCTTTCAAGTTCAATAGAAGTTTTTAAGCAGACAGGAGCTGATGTCATAGGTAAGTCATCTCATTTAGTTTACTTTCAACAGTCAGAACTACTGGCAATTAGAGATCCAAATAGAGAAAATAGATATGTTAACTTTGTTAATGGTTCTACTCTTATGTTTAAGAAAAGCATTTTTAAAGAAGTAAAATTCGCAAATATATCTATTGGAGAAGATACACAGTTTTGTAGAAGCTGCTTAAAGAAGGGGATTAGGATTTACTCCTCTGATATGTACCATCATGTCTATATTAGAAGAAAATCTAGGTCATCTCATACTTGGAAGGTTAGTGATAAATTTTTGCTTGAAAAATTCTGTAAGCCTATTATGAAGACTAAAGATTATATATCCTATGCAAATAGAATTAAGACTCTGCCTATATAA